From a region of the Neisseria subflava genome:
- a CDS encoding cytochrome c biogenesis protein ResB, producing MRFAVALLSLLGVASIIGTVLQQNQPQVDYLVKFGPFWSQIFGFLGLYDVYASAWFVVIMMFLVVSTGLCLIRNVPPFLREIRSFRENAKEKSLAAMRHSIVLDGQVTPKVAQRYLEVQGYGCKTVTREDGSVLVAAKKGAMNKWGYIFAHAALIVICLGGLIDSNILLKIGMLTGRVVPDNTAVYAKDFKPESVLGTSNLSFRGNVNISEGQSADVVFLNADNGMLVQDLPFSVKLKKFHIDFYDTGMPRDFASDLEVTDKATGKVSEHTIRVNHPLTLHGITVYQASFADGGSDLTFKAWNLADADRTPVKLKATSMREFPLDLGKTSYKLEFDQFTSMNVEDMSEPSEKEQNLKSALNDVRSVRQEGKKYTNIGPSIVYRIRDKAGQAVEYKNYMLPVKQDEDYFFITGTRSGLAQQYRWLRIPMDNNGQIDTFMALRQYLKDDAARRKTVVNAVKGAPAEIREQFMAAAENTLSIFAKGGYLALDEFVTTNIPKDQQEKMQGYFYEMLYGVMNAALEDTISTYNLPAWPQDEKRNRFLLHAMDAYTGLTEYPAPMMLQLDSFAEVRSSGLQMTRSPGAFLVYLGSVLLVLGTVFMFYIREKRAWLLFSDGRIRFAMSSSRNERDLQKEFPQHTRQLQQLAKDLNHE from the coding sequence ATGCGTTTTGCCGTCGCCCTGCTCAGCCTGTTGGGCGTAGCTTCGATTATCGGTACGGTCTTGCAGCAAAACCAGCCGCAAGTCGATTATTTGGTGAAATTCGGCCCGTTTTGGTCGCAGATTTTCGGCTTTTTGGGTCTGTACGACGTGTACGCCTCGGCGTGGTTCGTTGTCATCATGATGTTTTTGGTGGTTTCCACCGGATTGTGCTTGATTCGCAATGTTCCGCCGTTTTTGCGCGAGATTCGTTCCTTCCGTGAAAACGCGAAGGAAAAATCGCTGGCGGCAATGCGCCATTCCATCGTTTTAGACGGACAGGTGACGCCCAAAGTCGCACAACGGTATTTGGAAGTGCAGGGCTACGGCTGTAAAACCGTTACGCGTGAAGACGGTTCGGTTTTGGTGGCGGCGAAAAAAGGTGCGATGAACAAATGGGGCTATATCTTTGCCCATGCCGCGCTGATTGTGATTTGTTTGGGCGGTTTGATAGACAGCAATATTCTGCTGAAAATCGGTATGCTTACCGGCCGGGTCGTGCCGGACAATACGGCGGTTTACGCCAAAGACTTTAAGCCCGAAAGCGTGTTGGGTACGTCTAATTTGTCGTTTAGGGGCAATGTCAATATTTCGGAAGGTCAGAGCGCGGACGTGGTATTTCTGAATGCGGATAACGGCATGCTCGTGCAAGACTTGCCGTTTTCGGTCAAATTGAAGAAATTCCATATTGATTTTTACGATACCGGTATGCCGCGCGATTTCGCCAGCGACTTGGAAGTCACGGACAAGGCAACCGGCAAAGTCAGCGAACACACTATCCGCGTCAACCATCCTTTGACGCTGCACGGTATTACGGTTTATCAGGCAAGTTTCGCCGACGGCGGCTCGGACTTGACGTTTAAAGCGTGGAATCTGGCTGATGCCGACCGTACTCCGGTCAAACTCAAAGCGACTTCCATGCGCGAGTTTCCGCTGGATTTGGGCAAGACCTCTTATAAACTGGAATTCGACCAGTTTACTTCGATGAACGTCGAAGACATGAGCGAGCCGTCTGAAAAAGAGCAGAACTTGAAATCCGCCCTCAACGATGTTCGCTCCGTCCGTCAAGAAGGCAAAAAATACACCAATATCGGCCCGTCTATCGTTTACCGCATCCGCGACAAAGCAGGGCAGGCGGTCGAATATAAAAACTATATGTTGCCGGTAAAACAAGATGAAGACTATTTCTTCATTACCGGCACACGCAGCGGCTTGGCGCAGCAATACCGTTGGTTGCGCATTCCGATGGATAACAACGGCCAAATCGACACCTTTATGGCTTTGCGCCAATATCTGAAAGATGATGCAGCACGCCGTAAAACCGTTGTCAACGCCGTTAAAGGCGCGCCTGCCGAAATCCGTGAGCAATTCATGGCGGCGGCGGAAAACACTTTGTCGATTTTTGCCAAAGGCGGCTATTTGGCTTTGGACGAATTTGTTACCACCAACATTCCGAAAGATCAGCAGGAAAAAATGCAGGGCTATTTCTATGAGATGCTCTATGGCGTGATGAATGCCGCTTTGGAAGACACGATCAGCACATACAATCTGCCGGCTTGGCCGCAAGATGAAAAACGCAACCGCTTCCTGCTGCATGCAATGGATGCTTACACAGGTTTGACCGAATATCCCGCGCCAATGATGCTGCAACTGGATAGTTTTGCCGAAGTGCGCTCTTCCGGCCTGCAGATGACCCGTTCGCCGGGTGCATTCCTGGTGTATTTGGGGTCGGTATTGCTGGTGTTGGGTACGGTGTTTATGTTCTATATTCGTGAAAAACGTGCTTGGCTGCTGTTTTCAGACGGCCGTATCCGTTTTGCCATGTCTTCCAGCCGCAACGAACGCGACTTGCAGAAAGAA
- a CDS encoding c-type cytochrome translates to MKRLTLLALVLAAGAVSAAPKADAEKGKQVATTICAACHAADGNSGIATYPKLAGQAAAYTYGQTMAIKDGTRTHGAAGVMKPMVMNLSEQDIRDAAAYYAKQQGKPGEANPKENPELGAKIYRGGLSAKKLPACMSCHGPSGAGIPGGGTEIQAYPRLGGQHKAYVVEQMKAYQSGQRKNAIMADIANRLSEEELNAVANFIQGLH, encoded by the coding sequence ATGAAACGATTGACTTTATTGGCCTTGGTATTGGCTGCCGGTGCGGTTTCCGCTGCCCCTAAAGCAGATGCTGAAAAAGGCAAACAGGTAGCGACTACTATCTGTGCGGCGTGTCACGCAGCCGATGGTAACAGCGGTATCGCAACTTATCCTAAACTGGCAGGTCAGGCTGCGGCCTACACCTACGGTCAAACCATGGCCATCAAAGACGGTACCCGTACCCACGGTGCTGCCGGCGTGATGAAACCGATGGTGATGAACTTGTCCGAACAAGACATCCGCGACGCTGCCGCCTACTACGCTAAACAACAAGGCAAACCGGGCGAAGCCAATCCTAAAGAAAACCCAGAGCTGGGCGCGAAAATCTATCGCGGCGGCCTGAGCGCTAAAAAACTGCCGGCATGTATGTCTTGCCACGGTCCTAGCGGCGCAGGTATCCCTGGCGGCGGTACTGAAATCCAAGCCTATCCTCGTCTGGGCGGCCAACACAAAGCTTACGTTGTCGAGCAAATGAAAGCTTACCAATCCGGTCAACGCAAAAACGCCATCATGGCCGATATTGCCAACCGCCTGAGCGAAGAAGAGTTGAACGCAGTAGCCAACTTCATCCAAGGTTTGCACTAA
- the yihA gene encoding ribosome biogenesis GTP-binding protein YihA/YsxC, whose protein sequence is MNLFQNAKFFTTVNHLKDLPDTPAEIAFVGRSNAGKSSAINTLTNHVRLAYVSKTPGRTQHINFFELENGNFMVDLPGYGYAQVPEAIRAHWVKLLGDYLQQRRQLIGLILIMDSRHPLKALDIQMLDFFHITGRPVHILLSKADKLSKNDQIKTLAAVKKSLKPYTERQKISVQLFSSLKKQGMDEVNQVVSSWFDAHREEIENLAGEALPE, encoded by the coding sequence ATGAACCTTTTTCAAAACGCCAAATTCTTTACAACGGTCAACCATCTGAAAGACCTGCCCGACACGCCGGCCGAGATTGCCTTTGTCGGCCGAAGCAATGCCGGCAAATCCAGCGCCATCAATACCTTAACCAATCATGTGCGCCTTGCCTACGTTTCCAAAACACCGGGCCGCACCCAACACATCAATTTCTTTGAACTGGAAAACGGCAATTTCATGGTCGACTTGCCCGGCTACGGCTACGCGCAAGTACCGGAGGCCATTCGTGCACACTGGGTAAAACTCTTGGGCGACTACCTGCAACAACGCCGCCAACTGATCGGCCTGATTCTGATTATGGACTCGCGCCATCCACTCAAGGCTTTAGACATTCAAATGCTGGACTTCTTCCACATCACCGGCCGCCCTGTGCATATCCTGCTGTCAAAAGCAGACAAACTGTCTAAAAACGATCAGATTAAAACTTTGGCGGCGGTAAAAAAATCACTCAAACCCTACACCGAGCGTCAAAAAATCAGCGTTCAACTGTTCTCCAGCCTGAAAAAACAAGGCATGGACGAAGTCAATCAAGTGGTCAGCTCATGGTTTGACGCGCATCGCGAAGAAATCGAGAATCTTGCAGGTGAAGCATTGCCTGAGTGA
- a CDS encoding RNA-binding S4 domain-containing protein: MEATVYLEDNEYIALCDLLKLAGLAESGGQAKAFIAEGLVLRNGETETRKTAKIRGGEVIEFDGARLEIADGYDSEE; this comes from the coding sequence ATGGAAGCAACCGTCTATCTTGAAGACAACGAATACATCGCGTTGTGCGACCTGTTGAAATTGGCCGGCCTTGCCGAAAGCGGCGGACAGGCAAAAGCGTTTATCGCCGAAGGGCTGGTATTGCGTAACGGCGAAACTGAAACCCGTAAAACCGCCAAAATACGCGGCGGCGAAGTGATTGAGTTTGACGGTGCGCGCTTGGAAATCGCCGATGGATACGACTCTGAAGAATAA